The Rhizobium leguminosarum genome includes a region encoding these proteins:
- a CDS encoding pirin family protein, with protein MSFFPGKDPLPGDAFACDAIENLIIPRTSDIGGFQVRRALPSRQRRLVGPFIFFDRMGPAILKPDEALDVKPHPHIGLSTVTYLFDGEIRHRDSLGTEKVIRPGDINLMTAGRGIVHSERTPDNLRGHPLLMSGLQTWLALPDDKEEIDPAFAHTEKSAMPLIETTGVRGRVVIGSFEGMASPVGVFSDTLYVDLDLQPGAKFPFGSAHEERAVYVLSGEVVISGDRFAADQLLVFRPGDAITLEAGRDGCHLMLFGGAALNSKRYIWWNFVSSSKERIEQAKEEWRSGRFDIVPGDEEEFVPLPEG; from the coding sequence ATGTCCTTCTTTCCCGGTAAAGACCCCCTGCCCGGCGATGCCTTCGCCTGCGACGCGATCGAGAACCTGATCATCCCGCGCACCAGCGATATCGGCGGTTTCCAGGTGCGCCGCGCGCTGCCCAGCCGGCAGCGGCGGCTGGTCGGGCCATTCATCTTCTTCGACCGCATGGGGCCGGCGATCCTGAAGCCCGACGAGGCGCTCGACGTCAAGCCGCATCCGCATATCGGGCTGTCGACGGTCACCTATCTGTTCGACGGCGAGATCCGCCATCGCGATAGCCTTGGCACCGAAAAGGTCATCCGTCCCGGCGATATCAACCTGATGACGGCAGGCCGCGGCATCGTCCATTCCGAGCGCACGCCCGACAATCTGCGCGGCCATCCGCTGCTGATGTCGGGGCTGCAGACCTGGCTGGCGCTGCCAGACGACAAGGAGGAGATCGATCCCGCCTTCGCCCATACGGAAAAATCCGCGATGCCGCTGATCGAGACGACAGGCGTGCGCGGGCGTGTGGTCATCGGCTCGTTCGAAGGCATGGCATCCCCCGTCGGCGTTTTCTCCGACACGCTCTATGTCGATCTCGACCTGCAGCCGGGCGCCAAATTTCCCTTTGGCTCGGCTCATGAAGAGCGCGCCGTCTATGTGCTCTCGGGCGAGGTCGTCATATCAGGCGACCGCTTCGCCGCCGACCAGCTGCTGGTCTTCCGGCCAGGCGATGCGATCACGCTGGAGGCCGGCCGCGATGGCTGTCACCTGATGCTCTTCGGCGGCGCGGCGCTGAATTCGAAACGTTATATCTGGTGGAATTTCGTCTCCTCCTCTAAGGAAAGGATCGAACAGGCCAAGGAAGAATGGCGTAGCGGCCGCTTCGATATCGTGCCGGGGGATGAAGAGGAATTCGTGCCTTTGCCGGAGGGCTGA
- a CDS encoding SDR family NAD(P)-dependent oxidoreductase, translated as MTDRLKGKVAIISGGATGMGGAASKLFAAEGARVAIIDRNGDAAAETVKQIRDAGGEADCWTADVSDEAAVIAAVAGVEERYGAVTVLFNHAGTIVIKPFLETTVEEWDWLHAVNVRSMFLMTKAVLPKMIASGGGSIVCTSSISAVAATPMEVLYDTTKGAVHMFARAIAVEFRDRNIRCNAVCPGFIRTPHGLREVADLQALGVDVSDAAIAAQQGRIGEPEDVARAALYLASDESSFVNGAHLFVDNGFTAI; from the coding sequence ATGACGGACAGGTTGAAGGGCAAGGTCGCCATTATCTCGGGCGGCGCGACCGGCATGGGCGGTGCCGCCTCGAAGCTTTTTGCGGCGGAAGGCGCGCGTGTTGCGATCATCGACCGCAATGGCGATGCAGCCGCCGAGACCGTGAAGCAGATCCGTGATGCCGGCGGCGAGGCCGATTGCTGGACCGCCGATGTCTCGGACGAAGCCGCCGTCATTGCCGCCGTCGCCGGTGTCGAAGAACGCTACGGCGCGGTGACCGTGCTCTTCAATCATGCCGGTACGATCGTCATCAAGCCTTTCCTCGAAACGACCGTTGAGGAATGGGACTGGCTGCACGCGGTCAATGTGCGCTCGATGTTCCTGATGACCAAGGCCGTGCTGCCGAAGATGATTGCAAGCGGCGGCGGATCGATCGTCTGCACCTCGTCGATCTCGGCGGTCGCCGCCACGCCGATGGAAGTGCTTTACGACACGACCAAGGGGGCCGTGCATATGTTTGCCCGTGCCATCGCGGTGGAATTCCGTGACCGCAACATCCGCTGCAACGCCGTCTGTCCCGGCTTCATCCGCACGCCGCACGGCCTGCGCGAGGTGGCCGACCTGCAGGCGCTCGGCGTCGACGTTTCGGATGCCGCCATTGCCGCGCAGCAGGGGCGGATCGGTGAACCCGAAGACGTGGCGCGAGCCGCGCTTTATCTCGCCAGCGACGAGTCGAGCTTCGTCAATGGCGCCCATCTCTTCGTCGACAACGGTTTTACCGCGATCTGA
- a CDS encoding exodeoxyribonuclease VII small subunit, whose amino-acid sequence MTDSAKPEVSGLSFEKAVAELESIVARLERGDVALDESIEIYERGEALKKHCETLLSAAENRIEKIRLDRAGKPQGVEPLDGA is encoded by the coding sequence ATGACTGACAGCGCCAAGCCGGAGGTGTCCGGCCTTTCCTTCGAAAAGGCGGTCGCCGAACTCGAAAGCATCGTCGCCCGGCTGGAACGCGGCGATGTGGCGCTGGATGAATCGATCGAGATCTATGAGCGCGGCGAAGCGCTGAAGAAACATTGCGAGACCCTGCTTTCAGCCGCCGAAAACCGCATCGAGAAGATCAGGCTCGACCGCGCCGGCAAGCCGCAGGGCGTCGAGCCGCTCGACGGCGCCTGA
- a CDS encoding histone deacetylase family protein, with protein MSTRLYEHPIFLEHVTPAGHPERSDRIRAINVALEHPNFERLERREAPQANEDAVLLAHPEEHLTAVMREIPEEEGEINQIEADTYASSKSLQAALTGIGGAMAAVDDVFTGRADNVFVAARPPGHHAEKMTAMGFCFFNNAAIAARHAQKTHGAERIAIVDWDVHHGNGTQDIFWDDPSVLFCSTHQMPLYPGTGAKDEKGTHNTIVNAPLSPNVGSDHFREAFKSRVLPALDDFRPDLIIISAGFDAHHRDPLAQINLTGEDFDWATGRVLELADRHAKNRVVSLLEGGYDLEGLAESAGMHILRMMKG; from the coding sequence ATGAGCACCCGTCTTTATGAACACCCGATCTTCCTGGAACATGTCACGCCCGCCGGCCATCCGGAGCGATCGGATAGGATCCGCGCCATCAATGTCGCGCTGGAACATCCGAATTTCGAGCGGCTGGAGCGCCGAGAGGCGCCGCAGGCGAATGAGGATGCGGTGCTGCTGGCCCATCCGGAGGAACATCTGACCGCCGTCATGCGGGAGATCCCCGAGGAAGAGGGTGAGATCAACCAGATCGAAGCCGACACCTACGCCAGCAGCAAGTCCCTGCAGGCGGCGCTGACTGGCATCGGCGGGGCGATGGCGGCGGTGGACGATGTCTTTACCGGCCGGGCCGACAATGTCTTCGTCGCCGCCCGCCCGCCGGGGCACCATGCCGAGAAGATGACGGCGATGGGCTTCTGCTTCTTCAACAATGCGGCGATCGCCGCCCGGCATGCGCAGAAGACGCATGGCGCCGAGCGTATCGCCATCGTCGACTGGGACGTGCATCACGGCAACGGCACGCAGGATATCTTCTGGGACGATCCTTCGGTGCTGTTCTGCTCGACGCATCAGATGCCGCTCTATCCCGGCACCGGCGCCAAGGACGAGAAGGGCACGCACAACACCATCGTCAATGCGCCGCTATCGCCGAATGTCGGCAGCGACCATTTTCGCGAGGCGTTCAAATCGCGCGTGCTGCCCGCCCTTGACGATTTCCGGCCGGATCTCATCATCATCTCCGCCGGCTTCGACGCGCATCACCGCGATCCCTTGGCGCAGATCAATCTGACCGGCGAGGATTTCGACTGGGCAACCGGGCGCGTACTGGAACTCGCGGACCGGCATGCGAAGAACCGGGTCGTCAGCCTGCTCGAAGGCGGTTATGATCTCGAGGGACTCGCCGAATCGGCGGGCATGCATATTCTGAGAATGATGAAGGGTTGA
- a CDS encoding acyl-CoA thioesterase, with protein sequence MSQSKRPDVAEIRVPFRDVDMTGQMFLASYISYAESVLAGFWSSRPDVDDEPLYSPSKVSCMLHRPLHYDEPATFTATVDKIGMHSIGFLISIDTGEERAAEVEIIWQARTREDQSPASLPEETRDWLYRFLD encoded by the coding sequence ATGAGTCAGTCGAAACGCCCGGATGTGGCGGAAATACGCGTGCCGTTTCGCGATGTCGATATGACCGGCCAGATGTTTCTGGCCTCCTATATTTCCTATGCCGAGTCCGTCCTGGCAGGCTTCTGGTCCTCACGGCCCGATGTCGATGACGAACCGCTCTATAGCCCCAGCAAGGTTTCCTGCATGCTGCACCGTCCGCTGCACTATGACGAGCCGGCAACCTTCACCGCCACCGTCGACAAGATCGGCATGCATTCCATCGGCTTCCTCATTTCGATCGACACCGGCGAGGAGCGCGCCGCCGAGGTCGAGATCATCTGGCAGGCCCGCACCCGCGAAGACCAGTCGCCGGCCTCGCTGCCGGAGGAAACGCGCGACTGGCTTTATCGGTTTTTGGATTAG
- a CDS encoding flavin reductase family protein, with amino-acid sequence MINHKQHTHFDFAKLTERERYKILIGTVIPRPIALVTTASKEGLPNAGPFSFFNVLTHDPAIVAIGVENYADMRFKDTARNIRETGEFTVHICDDALVDQMEVCAIKFGPEVDELSEAGLATAPGQMVRSPRILAAPAALECRRHTTLQVGPAREIILGEVLGVYVRSDAVNPTNLHIDQQLMDAVGRMGGHTYARTRDQFDIKTQTKEEWSSRKSVSEPVSA; translated from the coding sequence ATGATCAATCATAAACAACACACCCATTTCGATTTCGCCAAGCTGACCGAGCGCGAGCGTTACAAGATCCTCATCGGCACGGTCATTCCCCGCCCCATCGCGCTGGTGACGACGGCGAGCAAGGAGGGCCTGCCGAATGCCGGCCCGTTCAGCTTCTTCAACGTCCTGACCCACGACCCGGCAATCGTCGCCATCGGCGTCGAGAATTATGCCGACATGCGTTTCAAGGATACGGCCCGCAACATCCGCGAAACCGGCGAGTTTACGGTACACATCTGCGATGACGCCCTTGTCGACCAGATGGAGGTTTGCGCCATCAAGTTCGGGCCTGAGGTCGACGAACTCTCGGAAGCCGGACTGGCAACGGCGCCGGGACAGATGGTCAGAAGCCCGCGCATCCTGGCAGCGCCCGCAGCACTCGAATGCCGCCGCCACACCACCCTGCAGGTCGGCCCGGCGCGCGAAATCATCCTCGGCGAAGTGCTTGGCGTCTATGTCAGAAGCGATGCAGTCAATCCGACGAACCTGCATATCGACCAGCAACTGATGGACGCCGTCGGAAGAATGGGTGGCCATACCTACGCAAGGACGCGCGACCAGTTCGACATCAAGACGCAGACCAAGGAGGAGTGGAGTTCGCGAAAGAGCGTTTCGGAGCCGGTCAGCGCGTAG
- a CDS encoding M24 family metallopeptidase, translating into MNMRATNAGGYRMGSLLADFQPDFDFSAPLPLPVEEFEDRLRKIRRQAVEAGHDALIVHAGSVGWFHASNAYLRYICDWMREGVLIIPTDADKAMVLLSFFTQSVLLPPGGEPVLVDEIWQIGPIGREYADRPGDSVIKTAEKCAEVLAGLGLAKAQIGRIGDRTSLTFWSALDELMPKSKFVADNAILDRMQKVRSLPEIEMFRAAAQLISIGTQAAYHVAKSGVTDHEILAAFTYAQMALGGETGDGYQIGINEFGTHCGKPYGHIVRPGDLINLYISNVTYRGYTAQTARMIAVGDITSHQEDVLAACTEGVKRAEKLIRPGALMRDINNAAFEPMIERGMLTSAEARTMPYNWSPMEDGGARLIPHQYVKDIDWEAQGRKLMHVYPATHGPHNPNLGHSVGMAGGQNSFNISSHNYDRMEEGMVFVLHTQWLEPLSAGCNVGDMYVVTKDGFENLSRHTPLETHRVAAEA; encoded by the coding sequence ATGAACATGCGCGCGACAAACGCAGGCGGCTATCGGATGGGATCGCTGCTGGCCGACTTCCAGCCGGATTTCGACTTCTCCGCGCCCTTGCCGCTTCCTGTCGAAGAGTTCGAGGATCGCCTTCGCAAAATTCGCCGTCAGGCGGTCGAAGCCGGCCATGACGCACTGATCGTCCATGCCGGCAGCGTCGGCTGGTTCCACGCGTCCAACGCCTATCTGCGCTATATCTGCGACTGGATGCGCGAAGGCGTGCTGATCATTCCGACCGATGCCGACAAGGCGATGGTGCTTCTCTCGTTCTTCACCCAATCCGTCCTGCTGCCGCCGGGCGGCGAGCCCGTACTCGTCGACGAAATCTGGCAGATCGGACCGATCGGCCGCGAATATGCCGACCGTCCCGGCGATTCCGTCATCAAGACTGCCGAGAAATGCGCCGAGGTTCTCGCCGGTCTCGGCCTCGCCAAGGCCCAGATCGGCAGGATCGGCGACCGCACGTCGCTGACCTTCTGGTCTGCGCTCGACGAGTTGATGCCGAAGAGCAAGTTCGTCGCCGACAACGCCATCCTCGACCGCATGCAGAAGGTCCGCTCGCTGCCCGAGATCGAGATGTTCCGCGCCGCTGCCCAGCTGATCAGCATCGGCACGCAGGCTGCCTATCATGTAGCGAAGTCAGGCGTCACCGACCATGAAATCCTGGCCGCCTTCACCTATGCGCAGATGGCGCTCGGCGGCGAAACGGGCGACGGCTACCAGATCGGCATCAACGAATTCGGCACTCATTGCGGCAAGCCCTATGGCCACATCGTCCGCCCGGGCGACCTCATCAACCTCTATATTTCCAACGTCACCTATCGCGGCTACACCGCCCAGACCGCTCGCATGATCGCGGTCGGCGACATCACCAGCCACCAGGAGGATGTGCTTGCCGCCTGCACCGAAGGCGTCAAGCGGGCGGAGAAGCTGATCAGGCCGGGCGCGCTGATGCGGGATATCAACAACGCCGCCTTCGAACCGATGATCGAGCGAGGCATGCTGACCTCAGCCGAGGCGCGCACCATGCCCTACAACTGGTCGCCGATGGAAGACGGCGGAGCACGCCTGATCCCCCATCAGTATGTGAAGGACATCGACTGGGAGGCGCAGGGCCGCAAGCTCATGCACGTCTATCCGGCAACGCACGGACCGCACAATCCGAACCTCGGCCATTCGGTCGGCATGGCCGGCGGCCAGAACAGCTTCAATATCTCCTCGCATAACTACGACAGGATGGAAGAGGGCATGGTCTTCGTGCTGCACACGCAGTGGCTGGAGCCGCTGTCGGCCGGCTGCAACGTCGGCGACATGTATGTCGTGACCAAGGACGGCTTTGAGAACCTCAGCCGCCATACCCCGCTTGAAACCCACCGCGTCGCTGCCGAGGCCTGA
- a CDS encoding ABC transporter permease produces the protein MRDRRENPIPVILYKAFAYGFGGLCVIYLVAPIVIALTMSFTSGQTLKYPPQGFSLRWYAALLDPVRSATEHIAAWNSLKIAGLAVLGSLIFAVPATIGMTRMKRSTAGTIEPLLLAPLVLPSLVYGLAALIVANFIGFKPSLWLTVSGHVVVFGPLMYRAASVVAQGLNPSLAEASTTMGASWFMTLRRVTLPLLMPGILAGAFLVFIQSLDNVSVSLFLADARTTVLPLRMFALIEESLDVRVAAISGILIAVTLVGLLVARRVLAPPRQA, from the coding sequence ATGCGTGATCGTCGCGAAAATCCCATTCCCGTCATCCTCTACAAGGCATTCGCCTACGGTTTCGGCGGCCTCTGCGTCATCTATCTCGTGGCGCCCATCGTGATTGCGCTGACGATGTCGTTCACCTCGGGGCAGACATTGAAATATCCGCCGCAGGGCTTTTCGCTCAGGTGGTATGCGGCGCTGCTCGATCCCGTGCGCTCGGCAACCGAACATATCGCCGCCTGGAACTCGCTGAAGATCGCCGGCCTTGCCGTCCTCGGATCGCTGATCTTTGCGGTTCCGGCAACCATCGGCATGACGCGCATGAAGCGCAGCACCGCCGGCACGATCGAGCCGCTGCTGCTCGCCCCGCTCGTCCTGCCGAGCCTGGTCTACGGCCTTGCCGCTTTGATCGTCGCCAACTTTATCGGCTTCAAGCCGTCGCTCTGGCTGACCGTATCAGGCCATGTCGTGGTCTTCGGGCCGCTGATGTACCGCGCCGCCTCCGTCGTCGCCCAGGGACTCAATCCCTCGCTTGCCGAGGCATCGACGACCATGGGCGCGAGCTGGTTCATGACGCTGCGGCGCGTGACCCTGCCGCTATTGATGCCCGGCATTCTGGCCGGCGCATTCCTCGTCTTCATCCAGTCGCTCGACAATGTGTCGGTATCGCTTTTCCTCGCCGACGCCCGCACGACCGTCTTGCCGCTGCGGATGTTCGCGCTGATCGAGGAATCGCTCGATGTGCGCGTCGCGGCAATCTCCGGAATTCTGATCGCCGTGACGCTGGTCGGACTGCTGGTTGCCCGGCGCGTGCTCGCGCCGCCACGGCAGGCCTGA
- a CDS encoding ABC transporter permease, with the protein MKASGFPYVLPMLLLSVAFFATPLAVLVGFSFAGPGGATLEHYARFFGDAFNFRVLVNTARLGLETVIGTTLLGVPIALLYWHGGRNLRQVLIFLTLIPMLTSNVVRTFAWIVILGRQGPISEALVGLGLTGMPTSLLFTELGLVMAMCQIDLPLIILPLIAILSRTPVQLTEAAQVSGAGPWRIFVTVLLPLMLPGLLAGWILVFASTSSSFVTQAVIGGARNVYVPQLIYREVGTLFDWPLASAIAVVLLLSTGCLLVALTMMSRHRRLVGHA; encoded by the coding sequence ATGAAGGCGAGCGGCTTCCCTTACGTCCTACCGATGCTGTTGCTTTCCGTGGCGTTCTTCGCAACGCCGCTCGCCGTCCTCGTCGGTTTCAGCTTCGCCGGTCCCGGCGGAGCGACCCTTGAACATTATGCCCGCTTCTTCGGCGACGCGTTCAATTTCCGCGTCCTCGTCAATACCGCAAGGCTCGGCCTCGAAACCGTCATCGGCACGACCTTGCTCGGCGTGCCGATCGCACTCCTCTACTGGCATGGCGGCAGAAACCTGCGGCAGGTGCTGATTTTCCTGACGCTCATTCCGATGCTGACCAGCAATGTCGTGCGCACCTTCGCCTGGATCGTCATCCTCGGACGCCAGGGACCGATCAGCGAAGCGCTGGTCGGGCTCGGCCTGACAGGAATGCCGACCAGCCTGCTCTTTACCGAACTCGGCCTGGTCATGGCCATGTGCCAGATCGACCTGCCGCTGATCATCCTGCCGCTGATCGCCATCCTGTCGCGTACGCCGGTGCAGCTGACGGAAGCGGCCCAGGTTTCCGGCGCCGGTCCCTGGCGCATCTTTGTCACCGTGCTTTTGCCACTGATGCTGCCGGGCCTGCTGGCGGGCTGGATCCTGGTCTTTGCCAGCACCAGCAGCTCCTTCGTCACCCAGGCCGTCATCGGCGGCGCGCGCAACGTCTATGTGCCGCAGTTGATCTACCGCGAAGTCGGCACGCTGTTCGACTGGCCGCTGGCCTCGGCCATCGCCGTCGTCCTGCTGCTGTCCACCGGCTGCCTGCTGGTCGCCCTTACCATGATGTCCCGTCACAGGAGGTTGGTCGGTCATGCGTGA
- a CDS encoding ABC transporter substrate-binding protein, producing MNVMKDFQITRRGFGFLAAGVAASAMLPFAARAAGGGAVAATFPGSWEDAYRAVLTPMVKDAGYDLTIAPAMAQDQLAKIMASPGNPPYDTLLMSPGQMAVAIEKDLIQKIDPSKLKNWGMLDPSFQGEYGPTVTIEVNGIAYNPDLVPKPKPKGYRDLFENPAYSGKVSWTGFASNTAVMAYTEIAKIFGSGPNDMDAVFKLFKDHPEHLKGVVDSTNHQMTLFQQGEIAVFMCSTGNVARLKSLGLNAEFVQPETGSPAAPVNIHLTKGTANLDAAYAYMDAAISKAAQDQLKEPPTEMFPTNKDVALTPGIEAYVTRDQIKTMVYPDWVAINKNRDGWIRQFDALVAG from the coding sequence GTGAACGTGATGAAGGACTTTCAGATTACCCGTCGTGGGTTCGGTTTCCTGGCGGCCGGTGTTGCCGCATCGGCCATGCTTCCATTTGCCGCCCGCGCTGCCGGCGGCGGAGCCGTTGCCGCCACTTTCCCGGGCAGCTGGGAAGATGCCTACCGCGCAGTGCTGACGCCGATGGTCAAGGATGCAGGCTATGACCTGACCATTGCCCCGGCGATGGCGCAGGACCAGCTTGCCAAGATCATGGCGAGCCCCGGCAACCCGCCCTATGACACGCTGCTGATGTCGCCTGGCCAGATGGCCGTCGCCATCGAGAAGGATCTCATCCAGAAGATCGATCCGAGCAAGCTCAAGAACTGGGGCATGCTCGATCCGTCCTTCCAGGGCGAATACGGCCCGACCGTGACCATCGAGGTCAACGGCATCGCCTACAATCCCGATCTCGTTCCGAAGCCGAAGCCGAAGGGATATCGCGATCTCTTCGAAAACCCGGCCTATAGCGGCAAGGTTTCCTGGACCGGCTTTGCCTCGAACACCGCCGTCATGGCCTATACCGAGATCGCCAAGATCTTCGGTTCCGGCCCCAACGACATGGACGCGGTCTTCAAGCTGTTCAAGGATCATCCGGAGCATCTAAAGGGCGTGGTCGACAGCACCAACCATCAGATGACGCTGTTCCAGCAGGGTGAAATCGCCGTTTTCATGTGCTCGACCGGCAACGTCGCCCGCCTGAAGAGCCTCGGCCTCAACGCCGAGTTCGTCCAACCCGAAACCGGCTCGCCGGCAGCCCCCGTCAATATCCACTTGACCAAGGGCACGGCCAATCTCGACGCGGCCTATGCCTATATGGATGCCGCGATCTCCAAGGCCGCCCAGGACCAACTCAAGGAGCCGCCGACCGAGATGTTCCCGACCAACAAGGACGTGGCGCTGACGCCGGGCATCGAAGCCTATGTCACCCGCGACCAGATCAAGACCATGGTCTATCCGGATTGGGTCGCGATCAACAAGAACCGCGACGGCTGGATCCGCCAGTTCGACGCGCTCGTTGCCGGTTGA
- a CDS encoding ABC transporter ATP-binding protein — MNKLDAKFLAGPHLRLVPETAQQSVTQNQGGPMPGIPNMAERKRLSVQGLTHSYGGQNAISDVAFDIEAGEIVALLGPSGCGKSTVLRAIAGLIQPKNGRIELGDQDLANVSARSRGVGMVFQNYALFPHLTVAENIAYPLACQKLPRTERKARVEEMLSLVRLKDYGNRLPRELSGGQQQRVAVARAIAGRPSLLLLDEPFGALDRALRFDLQVELLHLQKTLGITTLIVTHDQEEAQSLANRLVLMNKGNVEQIDTPMTVYDRPKTLFVNTFIGQANLLNGTVLRLDAESTLIGLADDRTLLLPRRLNFTLGSKVTITFRPEEVRLSTQPGESTLPVRMTVSVPLGPSLVHDLVLEDGTGLRASEVRGPTTFIPEPGTQLFAEIDTARCHAFPAEPEIMSEETIQQR; from the coding sequence ATGAACAAGCTCGACGCAAAATTTCTCGCCGGACCGCATCTCCGTCTTGTGCCGGAGACCGCGCAGCAATCCGTGACCCAGAACCAGGGAGGCCCTATGCCAGGCATACCGAATATGGCTGAACGCAAACGGCTCAGCGTTCAGGGCCTCACACACAGCTATGGTGGCCAGAATGCCATCAGCGACGTGGCCTTCGATATCGAGGCTGGCGAGATCGTTGCCCTGCTCGGGCCGAGCGGCTGCGGCAAGTCGACCGTACTGCGCGCCATCGCCGGGCTGATCCAGCCGAAGAACGGCAGGATTGAGCTGGGAGATCAGGACCTCGCCAATGTCTCGGCCCGCTCGCGCGGCGTCGGCATGGTCTTTCAGAACTATGCTTTGTTTCCGCATCTGACGGTCGCAGAAAACATCGCCTATCCGCTCGCCTGCCAGAAGCTTCCTCGCACCGAGCGCAAGGCGCGCGTCGAGGAGATGCTGTCTCTCGTCAGGCTCAAGGATTATGGCAACCGCCTGCCGCGCGAACTCTCCGGCGGACAGCAGCAGCGCGTCGCCGTCGCCCGCGCCATCGCCGGGCGCCCCTCCCTTCTGCTTCTCGACGAACCCTTCGGCGCGCTCGACCGCGCCCTGCGTTTCGATCTGCAGGTCGAGCTGCTTCACCTGCAGAAGACGCTCGGCATCACGACGCTGATCGTCACGCATGATCAGGAGGAAGCCCAGAGCCTCGCAAACCGCCTGGTGCTGATGAACAAGGGCAATGTCGAACAGATCGACACGCCGATGACCGTCTACGATCGCCCGAAGACGCTTTTCGTCAACACCTTCATCGGCCAGGCAAACCTGCTCAACGGAACGGTGCTGCGCCTCGATGCCGAGAGCACCCTGATCGGCCTTGCCGATGACCGGACCCTGCTCCTGCCGCGCCGGTTGAATTTCACCCTCGGCTCGAAGGTCACGATCACCTTCCGGCCGGAAGAGGTTCGCCTGTCGACGCAGCCGGGCGAGAGCACCCTGCCGGTACGCATGACGGTTTCCGTGCCGCTCGGCCCCTCCCTCGTCCATGACCTTGTTCTGGAAGACGGCACCGGTCTGCGCGCTTCCGAGGTCAGAGGCCCCACCACGTTCATTCCCGAACCGGGAACGCAGCTATTTGCCGAGATCGACACCGCAAGGTGTCACGCCTTTCCGGCCGAACCGGAAATCATGAGTGAAGAAACAATTCAACAGAGGTGA
- a CDS encoding ABC transporter substrate-binding protein, translating into MMRIQKILKAGVAGAMVTLIAASAYAAGGAAEKMTADADVAKLPGVVLTQKLADGLPPSIKSSGVLKVATDLTPPISFHGEDGKLIGIDADIAAALGVILGVDVEMTDVGAGAAIVPSILAKRFDISISGINDDPELEKQVDVIDYMYDATTIMTIKDNPLAIKGIEDLCGKKVAVPVGTFQAKMVEAASAKCATPVNIMSIPKMPDVLQAVRTGRADATVNGYATSVYTTEHQSGNGKGLQALPDIRLAVGYLGMLTAKDNPQLRDSVVAALQQMVDSGAYETIMKKWSLGPLAVKTVKVNDAASMPAD; encoded by the coding sequence ATGATGCGCATTCAGAAAATCTTGAAGGCCGGAGTTGCCGGAGCGATGGTCACTTTGATCGCGGCCTCTGCTTATGCTGCCGGCGGTGCCGCCGAGAAGATGACGGCCGATGCCGATGTCGCCAAGCTCCCCGGCGTCGTCCTCACGCAGAAACTGGCCGATGGGCTGCCGCCCTCCATCAAGTCATCGGGCGTGCTGAAGGTCGCGACCGACCTGACGCCGCCGATCAGCTTTCATGGCGAAGACGGCAAGCTGATCGGCATTGATGCCGATATCGCTGCCGCACTCGGCGTCATCCTGGGTGTCGATGTTGAAATGACCGATGTCGGCGCGGGTGCGGCCATCGTGCCCTCTATATTGGCGAAGCGCTTCGACATCTCGATCTCTGGGATCAACGACGATCCGGAGCTGGAAAAGCAGGTCGACGTCATCGACTACATGTATGACGCGACGACGATCATGACGATCAAGGACAATCCTCTCGCCATCAAGGGCATCGAGGATCTGTGCGGCAAGAAGGTCGCCGTTCCCGTCGGTACCTTCCAGGCGAAAATGGTCGAGGCGGCATCGGCCAAATGCGCGACGCCGGTCAATATCATGTCGATCCCGAAAATGCCGGATGTGCTGCAGGCCGTCCGCACGGGGAGGGCTGACGCCACGGTCAATGGTTACGCCACCAGCGTCTACACCACCGAACACCAGAGCGGAAACGGCAAGGGTCTGCAGGCGCTGCCGGATATCCGCCTTGCCGTCGGTTATCTCGGCATGCTGACGGCCAAGGACAATCCGCAGCTGCGTGACAGCGTCGTTGCCGCCTTGCAGCAGATGGTGGATTCCGGCGCCTACGAGACCATCATGAAGAAGTGGAGCCTCGGACCACTGGCCGTGAAGACCGTCAAGGTCAACGATGCCGCCAGCATGCCTGCGGATTGA